The following are encoded together in the Drosophila takahashii strain IR98-3 E-12201 chromosome X, DtakHiC1v2, whole genome shotgun sequence genome:
- the na gene encoding sodium leak channel NALCN isoform X2, producing MIDRLQIRRLGAAARNKRAGGGGVAGAGGGGAGGGGGAGGGGAGGSVPGAATGAAATPVSHHSHPYSTSGINTPATASTSSSSGNSLTPQQQQQQQHHHGHHFNQHHHHPPPHSHHHPHSTHSHPIHSHPHTHPHAHPHPHLRHSQPASASQFSFNPSPGSSPGNGLGLGARQDAASALNSPTTIVNSGSGSGGGSSVAFGMQPQQQQQSLPGGGGGSSTTAAPSSGGHNNGAGLGSAIGGGGGGGGGLNLLGGLGGMGGMGGGAAAAGMGICGGISSTVGSAAITGVPPIGLGIATGIGNKIMLGRKQSLKGGEPFLADYGPEESLNESADIEWVNKLWVRRLMRLCALVSLTSVSLNTPKTFERYPSLQFITFASDTAVTLLFTAEMIAKMHIRGVLHGEVPYLKDHWCQFDASMVSFLWISIILQIFEVLEIVPKFSYLSIMRAPRPLIMIRFLRVFLKFSMPKSRINQIFKRSSQQIYNVTLFFLFFMSLYGLLGVQFFGELKNHCVMNNTSYDEKNRPVLTINSLAIPDTFCSMDPDSGYQCSPGMVCMKMDFLSSYVIGFNGFEDIATSIFTVYQAASQEGWVFIMYRAIDSLPAWRAAFYFSTMIFFLAWLVKNVFIAVITETFNEIRVQFQQMWGARGHIQKTAASQILSGNDSGWRLVTIDDNKHGGLAPETCHAILRSPYFRMLVMSVILANGIVTATMTFKHDGRPRDVFYERYYYIELVFTCLLDLETLFKIYCLGWRGYYKHSIHKFELLLAAGTTLHIVPMFYPSGLTYFQVLRVVRLIKASPMLEGFVYKIFGPGKKLGSLIIFTMCLLIISSSISMQLFCFLCDFTKFESFPEAFMSMFQILTQEAWVEVMDETMIRTSKTLTPLVAVYFILYHLFVTLIVLSLFVAVILDNLELDEDIKKLKQLKFREQSAEIKETLPFRLRIFEKFPDSPQMTILHRIPNDFMLPKVRESFMKHFVIELETEDSLVENCKRPMSECWESNVVFRKQKPVRIMNKTAKVRAAGSSLRKLAITHIINDSNNQRLMLGDSAMLPVVGTKGGGGLKSQGTITHSKPWRVDQKNVRSGSIKLKQTYEHLMENGDIAAAPRANSGRARPHDLDIKLLQAKRQQAEMRRNQREEDLRENHPFFDTPLFLVPRESRFRKICQKIVHARYDARLKDPLTGKERKVQYKSLHNFLGLVTYLDWVMIFATTLSCISMMFETPNYRVMDHPTLQIAEYGFVIFMSLELALKILADGLFFTPKAYIKDVAAALDVFIYVVSTSFLCWMPLNIPTNSAAQLLMILRCVRPLRIFTLVPHMRKVVYELCRGFKEILLVSTLLILLMFIFASYGVQLYGGRLARCNDPTISRREDCVGVFMRRVFVTKMKLTPGPDESYPAMLVPRVWANPRRFNFDNIGDAMLTLFEVLSFKGWLDVRDVLIKAVGPVHAVYIHIYIFLGCMIGLTLFVGVVIANYSENKGTALLTVDQRRWCDLKKRLKIAQPLHLPPRPDGRKIRAFTYDITQHIIFKRVIAVVVLINSMLLSITWIKGEVHTERLVIVSAVLTFVFVVEVVMKNIAFTPRGYWQSRRNRYDLLVTVAGVIWIILQTILRNDLSYFFGFMVVILRFFTITGKHTTLKMLMLTVGVSVCKSFFIIFGMFLLVFFYALAGTILFGTVKYGEGIGRRANFGSPVTGVAMLFRIVTGEDWNKIMHDCMVQPPYCTLGNNYWETDCGNFTASLIYFCTFYVIITYIVLNLLVAIIMENFSLFYSNEEDALLSYADIRNFQNTWNIVDIHQRGVIPVRRVKFILRLLKGRLECDPQKDRLLFKYMCYELDKLHNGEDVTFHDVINMLSYRSVDIRKALQLEELLAREEFEYLVEEEVAKMTIRTWLEGCLKKIRAQNASKQQNSLIAGLRATNEQPVMRPNVQEDKAPLGGAADKSAISTISGAVAGACPLPTSDAFSPTFSSTENEEKDGSSSAAVQVVQDTPSSGAIGTGTSSVVAMGPPPSVQTPAARHVMTVGKRGYALNRSDSTGSSAGRKFLAPTSSDPQQRSTLSDKERLHISSQQRKKNSMTTLPHAGQLGQLAKQRGGGGGEASKSSSFFAQLNSEMGQQFHYPTISAGVHGYGHGHGQHGHHQQGGGGGGALGSPSAMMSQMIGGSGKLLPFNNQANAVYEVHDWWQEQVLCPQTSDDEI from the exons ATGATTGACCGTCTACAGATTCGTCGCTTGGGTGCAGCTGCTAGAAATAAACGcgcaggaggcggaggagtagcaggagcaggaggaggaggagcaggaggaggaggaggagcaggtggaggaggagcagggggATCGGTTCCGGGAGCGGCAACTGGAGCGGCTGCTACCCCAGTCAGTCACCATTCGCATCCGTACTCCACGAGCGGCATCAACACGCCGGCGACGGCCAGCACGAGTTCCTCCAGCGGCAACAGCTTGAcgccgcaacagcagcagcagcagcagcaccaccacggGCACCACTTCaatcagcaccaccaccatccACCGCCGCACTCCCATCACCATCCGCATTCGACCCACTCTCATCCGATTCACTCACATCCGCACACGCATCCGCACGCACATCCGCATCCCCACCTGCGCCACTCGCAGCCAGCGTCCGCCAGCCAATTCAGCTTCAATCCCTCGCCGGGCAGCAGTCCTGGCAACGGACTGGGTCTGGGCGCTCGCCAGGATGCGGCCAGTGCGCTCAATAGCCCCACGACCATTGTGAACtccggcagcggcagcggcggcggcagcagcgtcGCCTTCGGGatgcagccgcagcagcagcagcaatcccTGCCCGGCGGAGGAGGTGGTTCCTCGACCACGGCAGCTCCATCCTCGGGCGGCCACAACAATGGAGCCGGATTGGGATCAGCAatcggcggcggtggcggcggaggTGGTGGCCTCAATCTGCTTGGCGGACTGGGCGGCATGGGCGGAATGGGCGGTGGAGCGGCGGCCGCTGGAATGGGCATCTGTGGCGGGATTAGCAGCACCGTGGGCAGTGCCGCCATCACCGGAGTACCGCCCATTGGACTGGGCATCGCCACCGGCATCGGGAACAAGATCATGCTGGGCCGGAAGCAGAGCCTCAAGGGCGGCGAACCCTTCCTCGCGGACTACGGACCCGAGGAGTCGCTCAACGAGAGCGCCGACATCGAGTGGGTGAACAAGCTGTGGGTGCGACGCCTTATGCGGCTGTGTGCCCTCGTCTCGCTGACCTCCGTGTCGCTGAACACGCCCAAGACCTTCGAGCGGTATCCCTCGCTGCAGTTCATCACCTTCGCCTCGGACACGGCGGTCACGCTGCTCTTCACCGCCGAGATGATCGCCAAGATGCACATCCGCGGAGTGCTGCAT GGTGAGGTGCCTTATCTCAAAGATCACTGGTGCCAGTTTGATGCTTCTATGGTCAGCTTCCTGTGGATCTCGATCATTCTGCAGATCTTCGAGGTGCTCGAGATAGTTCCCAA GTTCTCCTATTTGTCCATTATGAGAGCTCCTCGACCATTGATCATGATTCGCTTCCTACGCGTcttccttaaatttagtatgcCAAAAAGTCGGATCAACCAGATCTTCAA ACGTTCGAGCCAGCAAATCTACAATGTTACTTtgttcttcctcttcttcatGTCCCTGTACGGATTGCTTGGGGTTCAGTTCTTTGGGGAGCTGAAAAATCACTGCGTGATGAACAATACTTCATACGATGAGAAGAATAGACC tgtGCTGACCATCAACTCGCTGGCCATTCCGGACACCTTCTGCTCAATGGACCCCGACTCGGGCTACCAGTGCTCCCCGGGGATGGTCTGCATGAAGATGGACTTCCTCAGCAGCTATGTGATCGGCTTCAATGGGTTCGAGGACATCGCGACGAGCATCTTCACGGTCTACCAGGCGGCCTCGCAGGAGGGCTGGGTGTTCATCATGTACCGGGCCATCGATTCGCTGCCCGCGTGGCGAGCGGCCTTCTACTTCAGCACGATGATCTTCTTCCTGGCGTGGCTGGTGAAGAACGTCTTCATAGCCGTGATCACGGAGACCTTCAACGAGATACGCGTCCAGTTCCAGCAGATGTGGGGTGCCAGGGGGCATATTCAGAAGACCGCCGCCTCGCAGATTCTCAGCGGCAACGATTCCGGCTGGCGACTGGTGACGATCGATGATAATAAGCACGGGGGATTGGCGCCCGAGACCTGTCATGCTATCCTGCGATCACCCTACTTCCGGATGCTGGTGATGAGCGTCATCCTGGCCAATGGCATTGTGACCGCCACGATGACTTTTAAGCATGACGGGAGGCCAAGGGATGTGTTCTACGAGCGGTACTACTACATCGAGCTGGTGTTCACCTGCCTGCTCGACCTGGAGACGCTCTTCAAGATCTATTGTCTGGGCTGGCGGGGCTACTACAAGCACTCAATACATAAATTCGAACTGCTGCTGGCCGCTGGAACTACGCTGCATATAGTGCCGATGTTCTATCCTTCGGGATTGACCTACTTCCAGGTGCTGCGTGTGGTGAGACTCATCAAGGCTTCGCCGATGCTGGAGGGATTCGTTTACAAGATCTTCGGACCAGGGAAGAAACTGGGATCACTGATCATCTTCACCATGTGCCTGCTGATCATCAGCTCGAGCATCTCGATGCAGCTGTTCTGCTTCCTGTGCGACTTCACCAAGTTCGAGTCCTTCCCGGAGGCCTTCATGAGCATGTTCCAGATCCTCACGCAGGAAGCGTGGGTGGAGGTTATGGACGAGACGATGATCAGGACCAGCAAGACCCTAACGCCCCTGGTGGCTGTCTATTTTATACTCTACCATCTGTTCGTCACCCTCATCGTGCTCAGTCTGTTCGTGGCGGTGATTCTCGATAATTTGGAGCTGGACGAGGACATTAAGAAGCTGAAGCAGCTCAAGTTCCGCGAGCAGAGTGCCGAGATCAAGGAGACGCTGCCCTTCCGGCTGCGCATCTTCGAGAAGTTCCCCGACTCGCCGCAGATGACCATCCTGCATCGCATCCCCAACGACTTTATGCTGCCCAAGGTCCGCGAGAGCTTCATGAAGCACTTTGTCATCGAGCTGGAGACGGAGGACTCGCTGGTGGAGAACTGCAAGCGCCCCATGTCCGAGTGCTGGGAGTCCAACGTCGTTTTCCGCAAGCAGAAGCCCGTGCGGATCATGAACAAGACGGCCAAGGTCCGGGCAGCCGGCAGTAGTCTGCGCAAATTGGCCATTACGCACATCATCAA TGACAGCAACAACCAGCGCCTGATGCTCGGCGACTCCGCGATGCTGCCGGTGGTCGGGACAAAGGGCGGCGGCGGCCTCAAGTCGCAGGGCACCATCACCCACTCGAAGCCGTGGCGCGTCGACCAAAAGAA CGTGCGCTCCGGTTCCATCAAGCTGAAGCAGACCTACGAGCATCTGATGGAGAACGGCGATATAGCAGCGGCCCCGCGGGCAAATTCCGGAAGGGCGAGACCCCACGATCTGGACATTAAGCTGCTGCAGGCGAAGCGCCAGCAGGCTGAGATGCGACGCAACCAAAGGGAGGAGGATCTGCGCGAGAATCACCCGTTCTTCGACACGCCGCTCTTTCTGGTGCCGCGCGAGAGTCGCTTCCGGAAGATTTGCCAGAAGATCGTCCACGCGCGCTACGATGCCCGGCTCAAGGACCCGCTGACCGGCAAGGAGCGCAAGGTCCAGTACAAGAGCCTGCA CAACTTTCTCGGGCTGGTCACCTATCTCGACTGGGTGATGATATTCGCCACCACGCTCTCGTGCATCTCGATGATGTTCGAGACACCCAATTACCGGGTGATGGATCATCCGACGCTGCAGATCGCCGAGTACGGGTTCGTTATTTTCATGAGCCTAGAGCTGGCGCTGAAGATCCTGGCCGACGGCCTGTTCTTCACGCCGAAGGCTTACATCAAGGACGTGGCCGCCGCCCTGGATGTCTTCATCTATGTGGTGTCCACCTCGTTCTTGTGCTGGATGCCCCTGAATATACCAACCAACTCGGCGGCCCAGCTCCTGATGATCCTGCGCTGCGTGCGTCCGCTGCGAATCTTCACCCTGGTGCCGCACATGCGAAAGGTCGTCTACGAACTGTGCCGTGGCTTCAAGGAGATCCTGCTCGTATCCACGCTGCTCATCCTCCTCATGTTCATCTTCGCCAGCTACGGCGTCCAGCTGTACGGCGGTCGTCTGGCCCGCTGCAATGACCCCACGATTTCGCGGCGTGAGGATTGCGTCGGTGTCTTTATGCGACGCGTCTTTGTCACCAAAATGAAGCTGACCCCGGGCCCCGATGAGTCCTACCCGGCGATGCTGGTGCCCAGGGTGTGGGCCAATCCGCGGCGATTCAACTTCGATAATATCGGCGATGCCATGCTGACGCTCTTCGAGGTGCTGTCCTTCAAGGGCTGGCTGGATGTGCGCGATGTCCTGATCAAGGCCGTGGGTCCG GTACACGCCGTCTATATCCACATctacatattcttgggctgcATGATCGGCCTGACGTTGTTCGTGGGCGTGGTCATTGCGAATTATTCGGAGAACAAGGGCACCGCCCTGCTGACCGTCGACCAGAGGCGCTGGTGTGACCTGAAGAAGCGTCTGAAGATCGCCCAGCCGCTCCATTTGCCACCGCGACCCGATGGCCGAAAAATCCGGGCCTTCACCTACGACATCACCCAGCACATTATCTTTAAGCGGGTCATCGCGGTGGTGGTGCTGATCAACAGTATGCTGCTCTCCATCACG TGGATCAAGGGAGAGGTGCATACGGAACGCCTGGTGATCGTCAGTGCGGTTTTGACCTTTGTCTTTGTGGTTGAGGTGGTGATGAAGAACATTGCCTTTACACCGCGCGGCTATTGGCAATCTAGGCGCAATCGCTATGACCTACTCGTCACAGTTGCCGGTGTGATTTGGATTATATTGCAGACCATTCTGCGG AACGATCTGTCCTACTTCTTCGGCTTCATGGTGGTCATCCTGCGCTTCTTCACCATCACCGGCAAGCACACCACACTGAAGATGCTCATGTTGACCGTGGGCGTGTCTGTATGCAAGTCCTTCTTCATTATCTTTGGCATGTTTCTGCTAGTCTTCTTCTATGCGCTGGCCGGGACGATTCTGTTCG GAACGGTCAAATACGGCGAGGGCATCGGTCGCAGGGCCAATTTCGGTTCACCCGTCACCGGGGTGGCGATGCTTTTCCGGATCGTCACCGGCGAGGATTGGAACAAGATCATGCACGACTGCATGGTCCAGCCGCCGTACTGCACCCTCGGCAACAACTACTGGGAGACGGACTGCGGCAACTTTACCGCCAGCCTGATATACTTCTGCACCTTCTACGTGATCATCACATACATAGTGCTCAACTTGCTTGTGG CTATTATCATGGAGAACTTTTCCCTCTTCTACTCAAATGAAGAGGACGCCCTGCTCTCGTATGCGGATATACGCAATTTCCAAAACACCTGGAACATTGTGGACATCCATCAGCGAGGAGTGATTCCCGTGCGACGGGTGAAGTTCATATTGCGCCTGCTCAAAGGACGACTCGAGTGCGATCCGCAAAAGGATCGTCTGCTATTCAAGTACATGTGCTATGAGCTGGACAAGCTGCACAACGGCGAGGATGTGACCTTCCATGATGTCATCAA CATGCTGAGCTATCGCTCGGTGGACATTCGAAAGGCCCtgcagctggaggagctgtTGGCGCGCGAGGAGTTCGAGTACCTGGTcgaggaggaggtggccaAGATGACCATTCGCACCTGGCTGGAGGGGTGCCTTAAGAAGATACGGGCCCAAAATGCCAGC AAGCAGCAGAACTCGCTGATTGCCGGCCTGCGGGCCACCAACGAGCAGCCCGTGATGCGTCCGAATGTCCAGGAGGACAAGGCTCCGCTGGGCGGGGCGGCGGACAAGTCGGCGATCAGCACGATCAGTGGGGCGGTGGCCGGCGCCTGTCCGCTGCCCACCAGCGATGCCTTCTCGCCGACCTTCAGTTCGACGGAGAACGAGGAGAAGGACGGCAGCAGCAGTGCAGCGGTCCAGGTGGTGCAGGATACCCCGTCTTCCGGAGCAATTGGAACGGGAACCAGTTCAGTGGTGGCCATGGGACCTCCACCTTCGGTTCAAACCCCCGCCGCCCGTCACGTGATGACGGTGGGCAAGCGGGGTTATGCCCTCAATCGTTCCGATTCGACGGGCAGTTCGGCGGGTCGGAAATTTCTGGCCCCCACCTCCAGTGATCCGCAGCAGCGTTCGACGCTGAGCGACAAGGAGCGGCTGCATATCAGCAGTCAGCAGAGGAAGAAGAACTCGATGACCACCCTGCCACATGCCGGCCAATTGGGGCAGTTGGCCAAGCAGcggggcggcggaggaggagaggCCAGCAAATCGTCCAGTTTCTTTGCCCAACTGAACAGCGAAATGGGCCAGCAGTTCCATTATCCGACAATAAGTGCAGGTGTCCATGGCTATGGGCATGGACATGGTCAGCATGGTCATCATCAgcagggaggaggaggaggtggagccTTGGGAAGTCCCTCGGCCATGATGAGCCAAATGATCGGGGGCAGTGGCAAGTTGCTGCCGTTCAATAACCAGGCAAATGCCGTCTACGAGGTCCACGACTGGTGGCAGGAGCAGGTCCTTTGTCCACAGACCAGCGATGACGAGATCTAG